A genomic segment from Brevundimonas sp. SORGH_AS_0993 encodes:
- the fusA gene encoding elongation factor G, with the protein MPRTHKIEDYRNFGIMAHIDAGKTTTTERILYYTGKSHKIGEVHDGAATMDWMDQEQERGITITSAATTAFWKEKRLNIIDTPGHVDFTIEVERSLRVLDGAVTVLDGNAGVEPQTETVWRQADKYSVPRIVFVNKMDKIGADFDKSVESIRDRLGAKAVPIQFPIGAESNLKGLVDLVRMKAVVWDNDGLGASFRDEEIPADLVDKANEARQYLIDNAVELDDEAMEAYLEGNEPSEETIKKCIRKAVLTGAFYPILCGSAFKNKGVQTLLDAVVDYLPSPVDIPPTQGIDFKTEEPVVRKASDDEPLSVLAFKIMDDPFVGSLTFCRLYSGKMETGMGLLNSTRDKKERVGRMLLMHSNNREDIKEAYAGDIVALAGLKDTRTGDTLCDPIKSPVILERMEFPAPVIEIAVEPKSKADQEKLGVALAKLASEDPSFTVSTDHESGQTILKGMGELHLDIKIDILKRTYKVEANIGAPQVAYRESISRKAEIDYTHKKQTGGTGQFARVKLVFEPGEPGSDFVFESAIVGGAVPKEYIPGVEKGLKSAKDNGLLAGFPVIDVKATLVDGAFHDVDSSVLAFEIASRAAFKELREKGGPKLLEPIMAVEVVTPEEYLGSVIGDLNGRRGMIQGQDMRGNATVVNAFVPLANMFGYVNTLRGMSQGRAQFTMQYDHYEPVPQHVADEVIKKYA; encoded by the coding sequence ATGCCCCGCACACATAAAATCGAAGACTACCGCAACTTCGGCATCATGGCCCACATCGACGCGGGCAAGACCACGACGACCGAGCGGATTCTGTATTACACCGGCAAGTCGCACAAGATCGGCGAAGTGCACGACGGCGCCGCCACCATGGACTGGATGGACCAGGAGCAGGAACGCGGCATCACCATCACGTCCGCCGCGACGACCGCCTTCTGGAAAGAGAAGCGCCTCAACATCATCGACACCCCCGGCCACGTCGACTTCACCATCGAGGTCGAGCGTTCGCTGCGCGTGCTCGACGGCGCCGTGACGGTGCTTGACGGCAACGCCGGCGTCGAGCCGCAGACCGAAACCGTCTGGCGCCAGGCCGACAAATATTCGGTGCCGCGCATCGTCTTCGTCAACAAGATGGACAAGATCGGCGCCGACTTCGACAAGTCGGTGGAATCGATCCGTGACCGCCTGGGCGCCAAGGCTGTGCCGATCCAGTTCCCGATCGGCGCCGAGTCGAACCTGAAGGGTCTGGTCGACCTGGTCCGCATGAAGGCCGTGGTCTGGGACAACGACGGCCTGGGCGCCTCCTTCCGCGACGAAGAAATCCCCGCCGATCTGGTCGACAAGGCCAATGAAGCCCGCCAGTACCTGATCGACAACGCCGTCGAGCTGGATGACGAGGCGATGGAGGCTTACCTGGAGGGCAACGAGCCTTCGGAAGAAACCATCAAGAAGTGCATCCGCAAGGCCGTTCTGACCGGCGCCTTCTATCCGATCCTGTGCGGCTCGGCCTTCAAGAACAAGGGCGTGCAGACCCTGCTGGACGCCGTGGTCGACTACCTGCCCTCGCCGGTGGACATCCCGCCGACCCAAGGCATCGACTTCAAGACCGAAGAGCCGGTCGTGCGCAAGGCTTCGGACGACGAGCCCCTGTCGGTCCTGGCGTTCAAGATCATGGACGACCCCTTCGTCGGCTCGCTGACCTTCTGCCGCCTGTATTCGGGCAAGATGGAAACGGGCATGGGCCTGCTGAACTCGACACGCGACAAGAAGGAGCGCGTCGGCCGTATGCTGCTGATGCACTCCAACAACCGCGAGGACATCAAGGAAGCCTACGCCGGCGACATCGTCGCCCTGGCCGGCCTGAAGGACACCCGCACCGGCGACACCCTGTGCGACCCGATCAAGTCGCCGGTCATCCTGGAGCGCATGGAATTCCCGGCCCCGGTGATCGAAATCGCCGTCGAGCCGAAGTCCAAGGCGGACCAGGAAAAGCTGGGCGTCGCCCTGGCCAAGCTGGCCTCGGAAGACCCGTCCTTCACCGTCTCGACCGACCACGAGTCGGGCCAGACGATCCTGAAGGGCATGGGCGAGCTGCATCTGGACATCAAGATCGACATCCTGAAGCGCACCTATAAGGTCGAGGCCAACATCGGCGCGCCGCAGGTCGCCTATCGCGAATCCATCAGCCGCAAGGCCGAGATCGACTACACCCACAAGAAGCAGACCGGCGGTACGGGTCAGTTCGCCCGCGTCAAGCTGGTGTTCGAGCCGGGCGAGCCGGGTTCGGACTTCGTCTTCGAATCCGCCATCGTCGGCGGCGCGGTGCCCAAGGAATACATCCCGGGCGTCGAAAAGGGCCTGAAGTCGGCCAAGGACAATGGCCTGCTGGCCGGCTTCCCGGTCATCGACGTCAAGGCCACCCTGGTGGACGGCGCCTTCCACGACGTCGACTCCTCGGTCCTGGCGTTCGAAATCGCTTCGCGCGCGGCCTTCAAGGAACTGCGCGAGAAGGGCGGCCCCAAGCTGCTGGAACCGATCATGGCCGTCGAGGTCGTGACCCCGGAAGAGTATCTGGGTTCGGTGATCGGCGACCTGAACGGTCGTCGCGGCATGATCCAGGGTCAGGACATGCGCGGCAACGCCACCGTCGTGAACGCCTTCGTGCCGCTGGCCAACATGTTCGGCTATGTGAACACGCTGCGCGGCATGTCGCAGGGCCGCGCCCAGTTCACCATGCAATACGACCACTACGAGCCGGTGCCGCAACACGTCGCCGACGAAGTGATCAAGAAGTACGCCTAA
- the rpsL gene encoding 30S ribosomal protein S12 produces the protein MPTINQLIRKPRKPKPVRNKVPALEGSPQRRGVCTRVYTTTPKKPNSALRKVAKVRLAKNGYEAVCYIPGEGHNLQEHSVVLIRGGRVKDLPGVRYHILRGVLDTQGVKDRKQRRSHYGAKRPK, from the coding sequence ATGCCTACGATCAACCAACTGATCCGCAAGCCGCGCAAGCCCAAGCCCGTCCGCAACAAGGTTCCGGCCCTGGAGGGTTCGCCCCAGCGTCGCGGCGTCTGCACCCGTGTCTACACCACCACCCCCAAGAAGCCGAACTCGGCTCTGCGTAAGGTCGCCAAGGTCCGCCTGGCCAAGAACGGCTACGAAGCCGTGTGCTACATCCCCGGCGAAGGCCACAACCTGCAGGAACACTCGGTCGTTCTGATCCGCGGCGGCCGCGTGAAGGACTTGCCCGGCGTGCGCTACCACATCCTGCGCGGCGTTCTGGACACCCAAGGCGTCAAGGACCGCAAGCAACGCCGTTCGCACTACGGCGCCAAGCGTCCGAAGTAA
- a CDS encoding carboxylesterase/lipase family protein translates to MRPIALLSCLMALAACATHPGTVDPVRFATDARPVSAAVEAGTLGGVEGDGVRAFLGVPYAAPPVGPLRWRAPQPVQPWSGVRDATRIGADCTQAIGRRAILGGGGGIVVGSEDCLFLNIYAPAGEATGLPVMVYAPGGAFTIGAGANYDPSRLARQQKRVVVTLNYRLGALGWLAHPGFQAEGEGFGGNFGLMDQQAALRWVHRNIAAFGGDPSNVTLFAESAGAWTACYLMTSPGSEGLFQRAILQSGGCLEPSSLVSAETAAASGPLFAERLGCTGEGQTDCLKALPAWRLSRAPSVRAGINGPGSWGPVHTDATVPENPAVAFAHGRFTRVPVIVGSNLDEGRLFANEVKTLDRYNKETVWMYGDEGARVLARYPVGPEGPAYAIAAQFTDQRFACPSQALRRQLSRFVPVRGYEFADRNAPFVLPDWIVGLDLGAYHASELAYVFGTRWIFADVKRFTPEQRALSERMQALWAGFGQTDFGADWPTVEGAGPVRVFAPEGDRLDETFFARHQCDFWDGTPFGAVH, encoded by the coding sequence ATGCGTCCGATCGCGTTGCTTTCATGCCTCATGGCCCTGGCGGCCTGCGCCACCCACCCGGGCACGGTCGATCCTGTGCGTTTCGCGACGGATGCGCGGCCGGTGTCGGCGGCGGTCGAGGCGGGGACCTTGGGCGGGGTCGAGGGCGACGGGGTCAGGGCGTTCCTGGGCGTGCCCTATGCGGCGCCGCCCGTGGGCCCGTTGCGTTGGCGGGCGCCCCAGCCCGTTCAGCCCTGGTCGGGCGTACGCGACGCGACGCGGATCGGGGCCGACTGCACCCAGGCCATCGGGCGGCGCGCCATCCTGGGCGGAGGCGGCGGGATCGTTGTGGGGTCCGAGGACTGCCTGTTCCTGAACATCTATGCGCCCGCGGGCGAGGCGACGGGTCTGCCGGTCATGGTCTATGCGCCCGGCGGGGCCTTCACCATCGGCGCGGGCGCCAACTACGATCCTTCCAGACTGGCGCGCCAACAGAAGCGAGTGGTGGTCACGCTGAACTATCGCCTGGGGGCGCTGGGGTGGCTGGCCCATCCGGGTTTTCAGGCCGAGGGCGAGGGATTTGGCGGCAATTTCGGCCTGATGGATCAGCAGGCGGCGCTGCGTTGGGTGCATCGCAATATCGCGGCCTTCGGGGGCGATCCGTCCAATGTGACCTTGTTCGCCGAAAGCGCGGGGGCGTGGACCGCCTGCTATCTGATGACGTCGCCGGGATCGGAAGGACTGTTCCAGCGCGCGATCCTGCAGAGCGGGGGCTGTCTGGAGCCCTCGTCTCTGGTCAGCGCCGAGACGGCCGCCGCATCCGGCCCTCTGTTCGCCGAACGTCTGGGCTGCACGGGGGAGGGGCAGACCGACTGTCTGAAGGCGCTGCCGGCCTGGCGGCTGTCGCGGGCGCCGTCGGTGCGGGCGGGGATCAACGGTCCCGGCTCTTGGGGGCCGGTGCACACGGACGCCACCGTGCCGGAAAACCCCGCCGTCGCCTTCGCCCACGGCCGGTTCACGCGCGTGCCCGTCATTGTCGGCTCCAACCTGGACGAGGGGCGGCTGTTCGCCAACGAGGTCAAGACCCTGGACCGTTACAACAAGGAGACGGTCTGGATGTACGGCGACGAGGGCGCGCGGGTGCTGGCGCGTTATCCCGTCGGGCCGGAGGGGCCCGCTTACGCCATCGCCGCCCAGTTCACGGACCAGAGGTTCGCCTGTCCGTCCCAGGCCCTGCGGCGTCAGCTGTCGCGGTTCGTACCCGTGCGCGGCTATGAGTTCGCGGATCGCAATGCGCCCTTCGTCCTGCCGGACTGGATCGTCGGGCTGGACCTGGGCGCGTACCACGCCAGCGAATTGGCCTATGTGTTCGGGACCCGTTGGATATTCGCGGATGTGAAGCGATTCACGCCCGAGCAGAGAGCCTTGTCCGAACGGATGCAGGCGCTGTGGGCGGGGTTCGGCCAGACGGACTTCGGCGCCGACTGGCCGACCGTGGAAGGCGCCGGGCCGGTGCGGGTGTTCGCGCCCGAAGGCGATCGGCTGGACGAGACCTTCTTCGCCCGCCACCAGTGCGACTTCTGGGACGGCACGCCGTTCGGCGCCGTCCATTGA
- the rpoC gene encoding DNA-directed RNA polymerase subunit beta' codes for MNQEVLNIFNPVPVTPTFDQIKIALASPEKIRSWSFGEIKKPETINYRTFKPERDGLFCARIFGPTKDYECLCGKYKRMKYKGIICEKCGVEVTLARVRRERMGHIDLAAPVAHIWFLKSLPSRISLMLDMALKDVERVLYFENYIVTEPGLTPLKQNQLLTEDEFYRYQEEYGDDGFTAEIGAEAVRNLLMGIDLHAEAEKHRGELADNPSEMKAKKASKRLKLIEAFLESGNKPEWMILTIVPVIPPELRPLVPLDGGRFATSDLNDLYRRVINRNNRLKRLMELRAPDIIIRNEKRMLQESVDALFDNGRRGRVITGANKRPLKSLADMLKGKQGRFRQNLLGKRVDYSGRSVITVGPELKLHECGLPKKMALELFKPFIYARLDAKGLSGTVKQSKRMVEREQPAVWDILDEVIREHPVLLNRAPTLHRLGIQAFEPKLIEGKAIRLHPLVCTAFNADFDGDQMAVHVPLSLEAQLEARVLMMSTNNILSPANGKPIIVPSQDIVLGLYYLSLVKDGEPGEGKLFANIGEIDAALDAKVVTLHTRIKARWTEQDAEGKEVTKVIDTTPGRMKLAALLPRNPNVGYRLLEKNLTKKEIGNLIDVVYRHCGQKATVIFADQMMGLGFREAAKAGISFGKDDIVIPAKKVELVAETRAQVEEYEQQYADGLITRGEKYNKVVDAWAKATDRIADAMMGEIAQPRVLIEGENPDINSVYMMANSGARGSQAQMKQLGGMRGLMAKPSGEIIETPITSNFKEGLTVLEYFNSTHGARKGLADTALKTANSGYLTRRLVDVAQDSIVTEQDCGSTRGITLRAVMEGGDVLVSLGQRILGRYAAEDIKEPGTDTVLFPADTYLVEEVVEAVEAAGVQSVKVRSALTCEAEAGICAHCYGRDLARGTNVNIGEAVGVIAAQSIGEPGTQLTMRTFHIGGTAQVAETSFMEATNAGTAKITGPTVVAAHGDLVAMSRNVVVTVVVDGKDRETHKAPYGARIRVKDGGEVKKGQRLAEWDPYTTPILTEVGGVVRFEDLVEGLSVKEETDEATGIAQRVVSDWRASPRGSDLRPAMGVTLGDAYAKLASGSDARYLLPVGAVLSVANGDEVKPGEIIARVPTEGAKTRDITGGLPRVAELFEARRPKDCAVIAEMDGRVEFGRDYKNKRRIKITPEPNADGVQGEPVEFLIPKGKHISVHDGDLIQKGDYIIDGNPDPHDLLRIQGVEALAEYLVNEVQEVYRLQGVPINDKHIEVIVRQMLQKVEVIDAGETTLIRGDTVEVAEAVLENAKVEKRGGRLATTQPVLLGITKASLQTRSFISAASFQETTRVLTDASVHGKKDMLEGLKENVIVGRLIPAGTGAYLRSLQKIANERDAELTQAREEAIEPLPADLQLELESSEV; via the coding sequence ATGAACCAGGAAGTCCTGAACATCTTCAACCCGGTCCCGGTCACGCCGACCTTCGACCAGATCAAGATCGCCCTGGCCTCGCCGGAGAAGATCCGGTCGTGGTCGTTCGGCGAGATCAAGAAGCCGGAAACCATCAACTACCGCACGTTCAAGCCCGAACGTGACGGCCTGTTCTGCGCGCGTATCTTTGGCCCGACCAAGGATTACGAATGCCTGTGCGGCAAGTACAAGCGCATGAAGTACAAGGGCATCATCTGCGAGAAGTGCGGCGTCGAAGTCACCCTGGCCCGCGTTCGCCGCGAGCGGATGGGCCACATCGACCTGGCCGCCCCGGTCGCCCACATCTGGTTCCTGAAGTCGCTGCCCAGCCGCATCTCCCTGATGCTGGACATGGCGCTGAAGGACGTCGAGCGCGTTCTGTATTTCGAAAACTACATCGTCACCGAGCCGGGCCTGACCCCGCTGAAGCAGAACCAGCTGCTGACGGAAGACGAGTTCTATCGCTATCAGGAAGAGTACGGCGACGACGGCTTCACGGCCGAAATCGGCGCCGAGGCCGTCCGCAACCTGCTGATGGGCATCGACCTGCACGCCGAGGCCGAGAAGCACCGCGGCGAACTGGCCGACAATCCCTCGGAAATGAAGGCCAAGAAGGCGTCCAAGCGCCTGAAGCTGATCGAGGCCTTCCTGGAATCGGGCAACAAGCCCGAGTGGATGATCCTGACCATCGTGCCGGTCATCCCGCCGGAACTGCGTCCTCTGGTGCCGCTGGACGGCGGCCGTTTCGCCACGTCCGACCTGAACGACCTGTATCGCCGGGTCATCAACCGGAACAACCGCCTGAAGCGCCTGATGGAGCTGCGGGCGCCGGACATCATCATCCGTAACGAAAAGCGGATGCTGCAGGAATCCGTCGACGCCCTGTTCGACAACGGCCGTCGCGGTCGCGTCATCACCGGCGCCAACAAGCGTCCGCTGAAGTCGCTGGCCGACATGCTGAAGGGCAAGCAGGGTCGCTTCCGTCAGAACCTGCTGGGCAAGCGCGTCGACTATTCGGGCCGTTCGGTCATCACCGTGGGACCGGAACTGAAGCTGCACGAGTGCGGCCTGCCCAAGAAGATGGCTCTAGAGCTGTTCAAGCCGTTCATCTATGCGCGCCTTGACGCCAAGGGCCTGTCGGGCACGGTCAAACAGTCCAAGCGCATGGTCGAGCGCGAGCAGCCCGCCGTCTGGGACATCCTGGACGAGGTCATCCGCGAGCACCCGGTTCTGCTGAACCGCGCGCCGACGCTGCACCGTCTGGGCATCCAGGCGTTCGAGCCGAAGCTGATCGAGGGCAAGGCCATCCGCCTGCACCCGCTGGTCTGCACCGCCTTCAACGCCGACTTCGACGGCGATCAGATGGCCGTTCACGTTCCGCTGAGCCTCGAGGCCCAGTTGGAAGCGCGCGTCCTGATGATGTCGACGAACAACATCCTGTCGCCCGCCAACGGCAAGCCGATCATCGTGCCGTCGCAGGACATCGTCCTGGGTCTGTACTATCTGTCGCTGGTCAAGGACGGCGAGCCCGGCGAGGGCAAGCTGTTCGCCAACATCGGCGAGATCGACGCGGCGCTGGACGCCAAGGTCGTGACCCTGCACACGCGCATCAAGGCGCGCTGGACCGAACAAGACGCCGAGGGCAAGGAGGTGACGAAGGTCATCGACACCACGCCCGGCCGTATGAAGCTGGCGGCCCTGCTGCCGCGCAATCCGAACGTCGGCTATCGCCTGCTCGAAAAGAACCTGACCAAGAAGGAGATCGGGAACCTGATCGACGTGGTCTATCGCCACTGCGGTCAGAAGGCGACGGTCATCTTCGCCGACCAGATGATGGGCCTGGGCTTCCGCGAAGCCGCCAAGGCGGGCATCTCGTTCGGCAAGGACGATATCGTGATCCCGGCCAAGAAGGTCGAACTGGTCGCCGAAACCCGCGCCCAGGTCGAGGAGTACGAGCAACAGTACGCCGACGGCCTGATCACGCGCGGCGAGAAGTACAACAAGGTCGTCGACGCCTGGGCCAAGGCCACGGACCGGATCGCCGACGCCATGATGGGTGAGATCGCGCAGCCGCGCGTTCTGATCGAGGGCGAGAACCCCGACATCAACTCGGTCTATATGATGGCCAACTCCGGCGCCCGCGGTTCGCAGGCCCAGATGAAGCAACTGGGCGGCATGCGCGGCCTGATGGCCAAGCCCTCGGGCGAGATCATCGAGACGCCGATCACCTCGAACTTCAAGGAAGGTCTGACCGTCCTCGAATACTTCAACTCGACCCACGGCGCCCGCAAGGGTCTGGCCGACACCGCGCTGAAGACCGCCAACTCGGGCTATCTGACCCGCCGTCTGGTGGATGTGGCGCAGGACTCCATCGTCACCGAGCAGGACTGCGGTTCGACCCGCGGCATCACCCTGCGCGCGGTGATGGAGGGCGGCGACGTCCTGGTCTCGCTGGGCCAGCGCATCCTGGGCCGTTATGCGGCCGAGGACATCAAGGAGCCGGGTACGGACACCGTCCTGTTCCCTGCCGACACCTATCTGGTCGAGGAAGTCGTCGAGGCCGTCGAGGCCGCCGGCGTCCAATCGGTCAAGGTGCGTTCGGCCCTGACCTGCGAAGCCGAAGCGGGCATCTGCGCCCACTGCTACGGTCGTGACCTGGCGCGCGGCACCAACGTCAACATCGGCGAAGCGGTCGGCGTCATCGCCGCCCAGTCGATCGGCGAGCCGGGCACCCAGCTGACGATGCGGACCTTCCACATCGGCGGCACGGCCCAGGTGGCGGAAACCTCCTTCATGGAGGCGACCAACGCCGGTACGGCCAAGATCACCGGCCCCACCGTCGTCGCGGCGCACGGCGACCTGGTGGCCATGAGCCGCAACGTCGTCGTCACCGTGGTCGTGGACGGCAAGGACCGCGAGACGCACAAGGCCCCGTATGGCGCCCGCATCCGCGTCAAGGACGGCGGCGAAGTGAAGAAGGGCCAACGCCTGGCGGAGTGGGACCCCTACACCACCCCGATCCTGACGGAAGTGGGCGGCGTCGTGCGCTTCGAGGACCTGGTCGAGGGTCTGTCCGTCAAGGAAGAGACCGATGAAGCGACGGGCATCGCCCAGCGCGTGGTCTCCGACTGGCGCGCCAGCCCGCGCGGCTCGGATCTGCGTCCGGCCATGGGCGTCACCCTGGGCGACGCCTACGCCAAGCTGGCCTCGGGCTCCGACGCCCGTTACCTGCTGCCCGTCGGCGCGGTTTTGTCCGTGGCGAACGGCGACGAGGTCAAGCCGGGTGAGATTATCGCCCGCGTTCCGACCGAAGGCGCCAAGACCCGCGACATCACCGGCGGTCTGCCGCGCGTCGCCGAACTGTTCGAAGCGCGTCGTCCGAAGGACTGCGCCGTCATCGCCGAGATGGACGGTCGCGTCGAATTCGGCCGCGACTACAAGAACAAGCGCCGCATCAAGATCACGCCGGAGCCCAACGCCGATGGCGTTCAGGGTGAACCCGTCGAGTTCCTGATCCCCAAGGGCAAGCACATCTCCGTCCACGACGGCGATCTGATCCAGAAGGGCGACTACATCATCGACGGCAACCCGGATCCGCACGATCTGCTGCGCATCCAGGGCGTCGAGGCGCTGGCCGAATATCTGGTGAACGAGGTGCAGGAGGTCTATCGCCTGCAGGGCGTGCCGATCAACGACAAGCACATTGAAGTCATCGTGCGTCAGATGCTGCAAAAGGTCGAGGTAATCGACGCCGGTGAAACCACCCTGATCCGTGGCGACACGGTCGAGGTGGCGGAAGCCGTGCTGGAGAACGCCAAGGTCGAGAAGCGCGGCGGTCGTCTGGCCACCACCCAGCCGGTTCTGCTGGGCATCACCAAGGCGTCGCTGCAAACGCGCAGTTTCATCTCGGCGGCGTCTTTCCAGGAAACCACGCGCGTCCTGACCGACGCCTCGGTCCACGGCAAGAAGGACATGCTGGAAGGTCTGAAGGAAAACGTCATCGTCGGCCGCCTGATCCCGGCGGGCACGGGCGCCTATCTGCGCTCGCTGCAGAAGATCGCCAACGAGCGTGACGCCGAACTGACGCAGGCCCGCGAAGAGGCGATCGAGCCCCTGCCGGCCGATCTGCAACTGGAGCTGGAGAGCAGCGAAGTCTGA
- the rpsG gene encoding 30S ribosomal protein S7, which produces MSRRHRAQKREVLPDPKFGDLIVTKFMNYVMYEGKKAVAENIVYGAFDILAEKKKDQTAVETFHSALDNVAPAVEVRSRRVGGATYQVPVEVRPDRRRALAIRWLVNAARKRGENTMTEKLAAELLDASNNRGTAVKKREDTHKMAEANRAFSHYRW; this is translated from the coding sequence ATGTCGCGTCGTCACCGCGCCCAGAAGCGTGAAGTTCTGCCGGATCCCAAGTTCGGGGACCTGATCGTCACCAAGTTCATGAACTACGTCATGTACGAAGGTAAGAAGGCCGTCGCCGAAAACATCGTCTATGGCGCCTTCGACATCCTGGCCGAGAAGAAGAAGGACCAGACCGCGGTCGAGACCTTCCATTCCGCGCTCGACAACGTCGCCCCGGCGGTCGAAGTCCGTTCGCGTCGCGTCGGCGGCGCCACCTATCAGGTGCCGGTCGAGGTCCGTCCGGATCGTCGTCGCGCCCTGGCCATCCGCTGGCTGGTCAACGCCGCCCGCAAGCGCGGCGAGAACACCATGACCGAGAAGCTGGCCGCCGAGCTGCTGGACGCCTCGAACAACCGCGGCACCGCGGTCAAGAAGCGCGAAGACACCCACAAGATGGCCGAAGCGAACCGCGCCTTCAGCCACTACCGCTGGTAA
- the tuf gene encoding elongation factor Tu, whose product MAKEKFERTKPHCNIGTIGHVDHGKTTLTAAITMTLAKAGGAKAMNYADIDAAPEEKARGITINTAHVEYETANRHYAHVDCPGHADYVKNMITGAAQMDGAILVVSAADGPMPQTREHILLARQVGVPALVVFMNKVDLVDDEELLELVEMEVRELLSSYQFPGDDIPITKGSAKAATDGVNPEIGEQRVLALMETVDAYIPQPARPVDQPFLMPVEDVFSISGRGTVVTGRVEKGVVKVGEEVEIVGIRPVQKTTCTGVEMFRKLLDQGEAGDNVGVLLRGTKREDVERGQVLCKPGSITPHTKFLAEAYILTKEEGGRHTPFFTNYRPQFYFRTTDVTGIVHLKEGVEMIMPGDNAELNVELITPIAMDQGLRFAIREGGRTVGAGVVAKIVE is encoded by the coding sequence ATGGCCAAGGAAAAGTTCGAACGCACGAAGCCGCACTGCAACATCGGCACGATTGGTCACGTTGACCACGGCAAGACGACGCTGACGGCTGCGATCACGATGACGCTGGCGAAGGCGGGTGGCGCGAAGGCGATGAACTACGCCGACATCGACGCGGCGCCGGAAGAGAAGGCGCGGGGCATCACGATCAACACGGCGCACGTCGAGTATGAGACGGCGAACCGTCACTATGCGCACGTCGACTGCCCCGGCCACGCCGACTATGTGAAGAACATGATCACGGGCGCGGCGCAGATGGACGGCGCGATCCTGGTTGTTTCGGCCGCCGACGGCCCGATGCCGCAGACGCGCGAGCACATTCTTCTGGCTCGTCAGGTCGGCGTTCCGGCCCTGGTGGTCTTCATGAACAAGGTCGACCTGGTCGACGACGAAGAGCTGCTGGAACTGGTCGAGATGGAAGTGCGCGAGCTGCTCTCGTCGTACCAGTTCCCGGGCGACGACATTCCGATCACCAAGGGCTCGGCCAAGGCCGCGACCGACGGCGTGAACCCGGAGATCGGCGAACAGCGCGTTCTGGCCCTGATGGAAACGGTCGACGCCTACATCCCGCAACCGGCGCGTCCGGTGGACCAGCCGTTCCTGATGCCGGTCGAAGACGTGTTCTCGATCTCGGGCCGCGGCACCGTGGTGACGGGTCGGGTCGAGAAGGGCGTGGTCAAGGTCGGCGAGGAAGTGGAGATCGTGGGCATCCGTCCGGTGCAGAAGACGACCTGCACGGGCGTGGAAATGTTCCGCAAGCTGCTGGACCAGGGCGAGGCGGGCGACAACGTGGGCGTTCTGCTGCGCGGCACCAAGCGTGAAGACGTCGAGCGCGGTCAGGTTCTGTGCAAGCCGGGTTCGATCACGCCGCACACCAAGTTCCTGGCCGAAGCCTACATCCTGACGAAGGAAGAAGGCGGCCGCCACACGCCGTTCTTCACGAACTACCGTCCTCAGTTCTACTTCCGCACGACCGACGTGACGGGGATCGTGCATCTGAAGGAAGGCGTCGAGATGATCATGCCGGGCGACAACGCCGAGCTGAACGTCGAGCTGATCACGCCGATCGCCATGGACCAGGGCCTGCGCTTCGCCATCCGTGAAGGCGGCCGCACCGTCGGCGCCGGCGTCGTCGCCAAGATCGTCGAGTAA